The genome window AAATACCGTCGTATAGCCCTCTTTTTTCGGCGAATAACCATGTGTCGCCATCTGCATATGCGGCGTGCTGGTGCATTCCTGCGGCTGGATCTCATAAATATCCGGCCCCTCCAGCGTATCCTGAAAATAATATCCCTTTTTGGCCTCGAGCATGAGCAGACACCTGTCATCAGCCCCCTGCCGGCCGGCCTCCTCTGCGCTGTAGATGGCCTCCAGACAGTGATCATGCTCCTCGCTGAAGCCCTCAAGCTCCGCGCGCACCTGCGCCGCAAGCTCAGGCCCTCCGTAAATATAGGCTGACCCGTCGGCTCCCTGCATGAGCGCCTGATAGGACCGAATATTGCCTTTTTTATCACGCTGCAGCCACCCGGCGCGCTCCAGCACACGGTTGAGCCGGATGGCTCTGGCTTCGTCAAGGCTGGAATGATCACCCAGCACTACCCATGTCACAGGCTCGCCCTCCAGCAAATGCATGAGCTCCCCGAGGCGCTGATCATGCCGTTTCAGTGCCTTTAGCGCTTCCGGGCTGCTGTGGCCGTAATGATGGCGCATGCTGTCTAAATCTACATAATGAATCAGCGTGAAATCCGGCTCGTATTTTTTTAGCGTGTACAATACGGCCTGATGAATGAAATGGTCCAAATGCGGCTGCTCGATGCCATGCATCAGCTTTCCATAGCGGGCAAACACCTCGGCCTGCAACTTTACGCTGCCGCTGCGCAGCGAGGCAAGGATCTGATGATCCCATTTGCGATTGGCGAAAATCTCCGGGATATGATAATCGATGCGGGCTCCTGCCGTCACCGGCCATAAAAAGGCCGCTGTTTTCATGCCCTTTTCCTTTGCAGCCTCATAAATCGTCTTTCCTTTAATATATTTGCGCTTC of Lachnospiraceae bacterium contains these proteins:
- a CDS encoding alkaline phosphatase family protein, coding for MNHKHKFIVISFDGLGSDDWTILERLPHFGAFLEEAAYCKTVETVYPSLTYPAHCTIATGRYPVHHRVIHNTLLQPNRMASPDWYWKRKYIKGKTIYEAAKEKGMKTAAFLWPVTAGARIDYHIPEIFANRKWDHQILASLRSGSVKLQAEVFARYGKLMHGIEQPHLDHFIHQAVLYTLKKYEPDFTLIHYVDLDSMRHHYGHSSPEALKALKRHDQRLGELMHLLEGEPVTWVVLGDHSSLDEARAIRLNRVLERAGWLQRDKKGNIRSYQALMQGADGSAYIYGGPELAAQVRAELEGFSEEHDHCLEAIYSAEEAGRQGADDRCLLMLEAKKGYYFQDTLEGPDIYEIQPQECTSTPHMQMATHGYSPKKEGYTTVFAMRGSGAAAGGKQGELPALAKGEVAAYMHLADEGPTIAHLFGGELPEADGMLRKEFFV